Within the Mycobacterium gordonae genome, the region TCCGATTTGTTCGACGAGCGTCGCGACGCGATTCGTGCCGAGCTGGCGGCCGCCGGCACGAACGACGACCAGATCGAGGAACTGATCGATGGTCCTGAGCACTACCATCGCCACAACGTGTTCGTATTGCCGCCGACAGCACGATGGAATTTCCTGGCGCAGAACGCCAAAGGTAAGGCTGCCGTTGACGTCGAACCTGGCAAGAACATCGGTCGGCTCATCGACGAGGCCATGGATGCGGTGATGGAGGTCAACCCGACGCTGGTTGGCACGCTGCCACGGCTGTACAACCGCGACAACGTCGACCAACGCCGGCTCGCCGAACTGATCGCCTTGTTCGACAGCGCACGGTTCAGCCGGCAGGGCGAGCATAAGGCCCGAGACCTGATAGGGGAGGTCTATGAATATTTCCTCGGCAATTTCGCACGCGCCGAAGGCAAGCGGGGAGGCGAGTTCTTCACCCCACCCAGCGTGGTCAAGGTAATCGTTGAGGTACTCGAACCCGCGACAGGCCGGGTATACGATCCGTGCTGCGGCTCGGGCGGCATGTTCGTGCAGACCGAGAAGTTCATTGCCGAGCATCACGGCGACGCCAAAGACATCGCCATCTATGGCCAGGAAAGCATCGAGCAAACCTGGCGGATGGCCAAGATGAACCTGGCCATCCACGGCATCGACCACAATGGCCTGAGCAGCAGGTGGGGCGATACGTTTGTGCGCGACCGGCACGCCGATGTGCAGATGGACTACGTGATGGCGAATCCGCCCTTCAATATCAAGGACTGGGCGCGCAACGTGGAAGACCCGCGGTGGCGGTTCGGCGTGCCGCCGGCCAACAACGCGAACTACGCGTGGATTCAGCACATTCTGTCCAAGCTCAAGCCCGCAGGCAGGGCCGGAGTGGTGATGGCGAACGGTTCGATGTCGTCAAATTCCAACGGAGAAGGTCATATTCGTGCACAGATTGTAGAAGCCGACCTGGTTTCTTGCATGATCGCGCTTCCGGCGCAGCTGTTCCGTAGTACGGGGATTCCGGTGTGCCTGTGGTTCTTTGCCAAGGACAAGACTGTCGGCAAGCAGGGTTCGGTCGATCGATCTGGTCAGGTGCTGTTCATCGATGCCCGCGGACTGGGCTACCTGGTGGACCGGGCTGAACGAGCGCTCAGTGACGACGACGTTGTGCGGATCGGTGACACCTACCACGCTTGGCGCGGGTCGTCGTCGGCAGCGGCGAAAGGCATTACTTACGAGGATATTCCGGGGTTCTGTAAGTCGGTGCCGCTATCTGAGATCAGGGCCGTCGGCTACGCCCTGACGCCTGGGCGGTATGTCGGAGCGGCCGCGGTTGAGGATGGCGGTGAACCGACCAACGAGAAGATCGCGCGGTTGAAGGCGGAATTGCTTGCGGCGTTCGAAGAGTCGGCAACGTTGGAGAAGGTTGTTCGGGAGCAGCTGGAGTGGATCGGCGGATGAGACGATATCAGGCGACTGTCTGTGGGGAGTTCGTTGACGGCGTCAATCGAACGTCGCCTGGAATCCGCGGATGGCATCACGGCCCACCGACGTTTGGTGATCAGTTCCGCGCGTTGTCAAGCCATTTGGCGCTGGTTTGGTCGTCATGCACGGGCAATGAGACGGTGGGACAGGTGCGGCAGACGGTGAAGTTCTACGAGCAAGGTCCGGGTGGTGATGGGCGAGTCCGATGCCCGGCAGCGCCGGGCCGAGGGCAAGCCGATCCCCGAGTAAGTCAAGCGACTGCTCTCGGGACTGGTCGACGCGTCGACCGCAGGCCACGACATCATTGACCTCTATGAGGCGGCGGGGCTGGACAAGCCGTCACTGTCCGACCTGACGCCGGAATTCGAAACCAAGGCGCCAAGAAGTTCACGGCGCCGCTGTCGCATGACGAGCTCGCATTCCACGACGCTGTCGCAGAGAACGAGTCGGCAGCGGAGCTGCCGGGCGAGGATGTGCTGGCGCAGATAGCCCGAGAACCAGTAGCAGTGATGCGGCGTGACAACAAGACCGACTGGACCTCACGGGACGATGTAGGCGCGCGAAAATGTGGTCGTCGATCGAGCGACTGCCAGTCAGGTACAGGTACCTGCCGGACAGCAACCGGCGGCGATCAAACTGAGTAATTGAACACATGGAGGCTTTGGCGCCCCGGGTGTGTGATGGGCGAATAGGTATCGCAACGCCGGCGATTGCGCTTTGGCTGAGACCCGAACGGACGGCGCAGCACATCGCGATAAGGCAGCGCTCGGCCATCACGTCGACGATGCAATCCGCGGCATCGCCGGACCCATGGTGATCTTCGCGCCGCTCAGTGCACATCCAGCTACGGCGATCCGTTTCTCCCCGGCGTGCCGCCCAACGAGCCGGCGCTCCCGCCTTTGCCGCCGCTCCCACCGTTGACACCGTTGCCGCCGTTGCCACCGTTGCCGTATACGGACGGGGCGGAAATGCCGTTGCTGACTATTTTGGCGCTGCCGCCGTTGCCGCCCTTGGCGGCGCCGACGCCGCTACCCGCGTCACCGCCGTTGCCACCCGAGCCGATGATGCCCCCTCCGTCGGCGCCGGCACCGCCGTCGCCTCCGGTACCGGTGGGAGCCGCGCCGCCGTGCCCGCCGGCC harbors:
- a CDS encoding type I restriction enzyme endonuclease domain-containing protein, with translation MSHDELAFHDAVAENESAAELPGEDVLAQIAREPVAVMRRDNKTDWTSRDDVGARKCGRRSSDCQSGTGTCRTATGGDQTE
- a CDS encoding class I SAM-dependent DNA methyltransferase, which gives rise to MPPRKKQEPQAPSTIRELKDTLWKAADKLRGSLPASQYKDVILGLVFLKYVSDLFDERRDAIRAELAAAGTNDDQIEELIDGPEHYHRHNVFVLPPTARWNFLAQNAKGKAAVDVEPGKNIGRLIDEAMDAVMEVNPTLVGTLPRLYNRDNVDQRRLAELIALFDSARFSRQGEHKARDLIGEVYEYFLGNFARAEGKRGGEFFTPPSVVKVIVEVLEPATGRVYDPCCGSGGMFVQTEKFIAEHHGDAKDIAIYGQESIEQTWRMAKMNLAIHGIDHNGLSSRWGDTFVRDRHADVQMDYVMANPPFNIKDWARNVEDPRWRFGVPPANNANYAWIQHILSKLKPAGRAGVVMANGSMSSNSNGEGHIRAQIVEADLVSCMIALPAQLFRSTGIPVCLWFFAKDKTVGKQGSVDRSGQVLFIDARGLGYLVDRAERALSDDDVVRIGDTYHAWRGSSSAAAKGITYEDIPGFCKSVPLSEIRAVGYALTPGRYVGAAAVEDGGEPTNEKIARLKAELLAAFEESATLEKVVREQLEWIGG